The window acatatatacatttgaCCCTTCAACAACACAGAGCTTAGGGATATCTGAGAAAACCCACTTATAGTCCATCTTGTATGTCTGAGGTTCCACATCCACAGGTTCAGCCTTCAGATTGTATTGTActgtatttattggaaaaaaaaatccatgtataattgGATCCATGCAACTCAATCCCATGTTAATCAAGGGATATCTGTATAATTATGAGGCCCAAGAtactactttaaaaatgttagtaTTAGTATAATTTGTGAATATGAAGCGTAATCTTCCAGTGTGTACATCTAACTAAATTATTATGACTGTTTTTGTTGGGGCAGCATAAGaaagctaatttttattttaggaccacaccttttctccttcttatCAAGTACTTAAACATTTaactaaatataatttttctttgccTCCTCCAGGTTTTGTGGTCTTTGCAACACTTGTGGTCATTGTGTCCTTGATATTAATCTTTGTGGTGGGACCTCGCCATGGACAGACAAACATTCTTGTGTATATCACAATCTGCTCTGTAATTGGGGCAGTTTCAGTCTCCTGTGCTAAAGGCCTGGGCATTGCTATCAAAGAGCTGTTTGCTGGAAAACCTGTGCTACAACATCCCCTGACCTGGATCCTGCTGCTGAGCCTTATAGTCTGTGTGAGCACACAGATTAACTACCTAAACAGGGCCCTGGACATATTCAACACTTCTGTCGTGACTCCAATATATTATGTGTTCTTCACAACATCAGTTATAACTTGTTCAGCTATTCTTTTTAAGGAATGGCAAGATATGCCTGTTGATGATGTCATTGGTACTCTGAGTGGCTTCTTTACAATCATTGTGGGAATATTCTTGTTGCATGCCTTTAAAGACGTCAGCTTTAGTCTCTCAAGTCTGCCTGTGTCTTTTCGGAAAGACGAAAAAGCAGTGAATGGCAGTCTTTCTAGTATGTATGAAGTTCTTAATAATAATGAAGAGAGCTTAACCTGTGGAAtcgaacaacacactgctgaaaaTATCTCCCGAAGAAATGGAAATCTGACAGCTTTTTAGGAAGAAAGATGTAATTAATCTATAACTGTTATAAAAAAGTGAATCTGAGTATCAGAATGTGTCTGAAAAAGCATTGTTCTCAAATGATGTTCTCTAGagacaatcctttttttttttaaggtttcacTAATTTGGACCAAGAAATTACTTATGTTTAAATGACGACTCAATACATGGCCAATTTCTATTAACACTGTATTATTGtagagttattttaaattttccttcatCAAAATCTAAATGCACTGACAGTTTTAGGTCTATAAAAAGGCTTTTTCCTCCCACTGGTGATGAAAGTCTGAAATGTACATTTTTCATGCCCATTCTTATCAATTCCTGATCATTTTAAGGCTttttgattaaaacaaaaaattaatacattatcCTGTAATTTATCTTACCTATAAAAATGACTCCTATgtaatgaattatttaaattttgaacTATTAATTTAAGAGACCCCTAAATTATTAAATGAAGGCAACttacaaacaaaaaaaggtaGGAAGTCACTGCATGGACGTACTTCTCAGGCTGGGAGTTGCCACCATGAACATTTGATGGTCTTCCAAGATGACACTTTTTTAAATCAGCACATCCTTTGTCATACTACAGCCCGGCTGGTTTTCTTCTTCAGTTACTCTAATCCCTTGATGGCTGGACCCTTGATTACCATTTTACATCAGCTCTTGTacttttccatatatttttgtaATGAGTTATATTATCATTTAGCTCTTCTAACAACGCTGGAAAATAGAAGACTAGGGTAAATTCTTAAATTTAGCTCATgttgaaataaaactgaaagatctTTTCTAAATCTGAATGTTTAGAACAGGGtgtttgtaaaatataatttctttgtaGCACTTATTTTTGCTTAAGAGTTTGGACCACTCTTTTGgttttgttaaaatgtccatgaaaaaaatgtttacagaaaACATCAAACCTGTGCAAAAAATAACAATGTAATGAACCTCTGTCCAGCTTCAAAACCTGTCATCAATTGGCCTCAAAAATACAACTCATTCCCACCTAGGTAGGAAGAACTCGGgcctgtttccattttgttgctCCTGCCCACAGTCACTAAGCTTGGTCTGC of the Bubalus kerabau isolate K-KA32 ecotype Philippines breed swamp buffalo chromosome 3, PCC_UOA_SB_1v2, whole genome shotgun sequence genome contains:
- the NIPA2 gene encoding magnesium transporter NIPA2 isoform X2 codes for the protein MGAGEVANFAAYAFAPATLVTPLGALSVLVSAILSSYFLNERLNLHGKIGCLLSILGSTVMVIHAPKEEEIETLNEMSHKLGDPGFVVFATLVVIVSLILIFVVGPRHGQTNILVYITICSVIGAVSVSCAKGLGIAIKELFAGKPVLQHPLTWILLLSLIVCVSTQINYLNRALDIFNTSVVTPIYYVFFTTSVITCSAILFKEWQDMPVDDVIGTLSGFFTIIVGIFLLHAFKDVSFSLSSLPVSFRKDEKAVNGSLSSMYEVLNNNEESLTCGIEQHTAENISRRNGNLTAF
- the NIPA2 gene encoding magnesium transporter NIPA2 isoform X1, whose amino-acid sequence is MSQGHGKYDFYIGLGLAMSSSIFIGGSFILKKKGLLRLARKGSMRAGQGGHAYLKEWLWWAGLLSMGAGEVANFAAYAFAPATLVTPLGALSVLVSAILSSYFLNERLNLHGKIGCLLSILGSTVMVIHAPKEEEIETLNEMSHKLGDPGFVVFATLVVIVSLILIFVVGPRHGQTNILVYITICSVIGAVSVSCAKGLGIAIKELFAGKPVLQHPLTWILLLSLIVCVSTQINYLNRALDIFNTSVVTPIYYVFFTTSVITCSAILFKEWQDMPVDDVIGTLSGFFTIIVGIFLLHAFKDVSFSLSSLPVSFRKDEKAVNGSLSSMYEVLNNNEESLTCGIEQHTAENISRRNGNLTAF